The window GAGCTTGAACTCGAAGGTCAAACAAACGTACTATTGGCTCGTTGAGCCAAGAGCGGGTACATTTCTGCCAGGCGGTGAGTTGGTTCCCCAATGCGAGTGACACGAAAGTGGGGTGAATTCCAGTTGCTTTCCCCTCGTGAATTGCATAATCGAGTAGCATTTATCCCCTAATTGAATATCTTCCACAGTGTATCTATCGCCTTCAGCTGATTCGGTGCGTGAACTGCGTCGTCAAAGCAAAGGCAGTCAAGAGGTCTCACCAACCTACACACAATTCCCTCTACTTCACTTTTTCGGTTCATAACGACGGCTGTCTAAGCTATGCCACCTATTTTGCATTAGTCAAGATTTACCTGGTTCAATAAAAAAAAGGGAGCAACTCGCCAGCAAGCGTTGAGACAGCCAACCGCAGGAATCGAGTGTGCCAAAGCTCATATCACCTTAGCTGGAGCGAGGTTCATATCTATTCACAACGTCAAAAGATCACAACATTCTCAAGTTATTTGGGCAAACAGTGGTGGCATAAAGCCCTGAAGTGCATAATGGCCTACAACGACGATTCCGTCTTGGCACGGCTCTCCTCACTCAACGAGAGCCATGACAGCATAGCAACTGCAGCTCAGTGGATTATGTTCCATAAGTATGCATTCAGCGGTCAAGCCTATGCTCCCCGCACTATCATGTATACTGACTCATATCGGTGGCCAGGAGACATGCTGATCGCACAGTACAACTCTGGATGCAGCGATTAAAGGACTCTTCTAGCACCAGGCGCTTGAGTCTCGTGTACCTTGCAAATGGTATCTCTATCCCACCTGCCTATGTTATAATTATATCCGTCATATGTGTGACCTGGAGATTGATATTTGGAATCAACTGCTGACCTGCTCCGGATGTACAGAGGTAGTGCAGCAGTCAAGGATACGACATAAGGAGGATTTCGTCATTGCCTTCTCCCCCGTGGTGGCCGAAGCCACCTCAGTTGCCTATAGAGGAGCTCCAGCCGAGATACAGGCGAAGCTGAGACGGGTGATAGATGTTTGGAAGGACAGATCCATTTTTGAACCCCCAATCCAAGCTGCCATTGAGGCTCGACTTGAGGGTAAGAAACGTGAGAGGTCGACTGTATAATGGCATTCTTACTAATGGATGGCAGAGTTGGACAAGTCTCGAGGAGCAACAAATCCTGGCTTCAGGGAGTCTCCTTTCAGAGGTTCGACTGTGCCATCAGAACTTGCACCTTTGGTGTCAACCTACCAAACTGCAACGAAACTGAGCAACCCCGTTGACACAACACTTGCTTCAGCGAACCAAGAGTACGAAAAGCAAGCGGGACCTCATGCAGAAGTGCCATCAGCCCCCGTCTATGCAGCCCGTTTGAATGGCCTCCTCAAAACTCTTGTCAATGCAGAGAGCGCATTGGCAGAATGCGTCAAAGCTCGCGAGAGCCTAGTGTCTGGCCTCGAGAAGCTGTTAGATGCTCAGCGAGCTGCTTTGTCTAGTCACAAAACCTCGGCCACCGTCTTGCGCGATCGAAAGGTCGAGATTGAAAATAAGAAGCAGCAAGTCGAGGTTGCCATCATGCGAGCGCTGGGTCCTGCAGAAGACCGTGATTCTATGCAAGAGGGCGAGTTTCTCACGCCAGATTCTGAACCAGATCGGCCCAAAATGGAATCCctgacgccgccggccgtggAAGCAttgacgccgccggcagcgGAAGCCCTGACACCACCTGTTATGGGTGTCGAAGCTGTGGACCCTTTGGATCAAGAACCGGCCACCGCGAGCGTGGACAACCAACCGACCGAAACCGCGTCCTCTCATCACTCGATTCCGGTATCTACGAATGTCGGTACTAATAAACGACGGAGAATTGATGATCCTGATGGGTATTCTCGTCTCGAAGGAGACGATGATGGCATCGACGCTGATGTGGCTGAGATGCTCAAGGATGGTTAGATACTTGAATTCAATTGGCAAACGTCTGTCTGGCTTGTCGGTGGACTCCTGCTCAATATAATCTGGGAATTTtaatgtacaagtagctaCATCCTCTATAGAACCCTATATCCATGGAACTGGTCCTTCTTTTGCGTTAACGCTCGATATTCCGCTGCCATACTTTGATTCAATATTGTTACTCGACTCTAATAGCAGCGGTTGGTGTAGTACTGGGTTGACGAGATGCTCCGTAAATAATTACTTCCGAGCCGAGACCGATTTGGATAAGCGCATCCCCCACTCCCCCACTCCAGCTTTTGGCACTggctgtacaagtacagtaatattaaCCGTGAACGGACTTCCTGCATGCTCAAGTTGACCGATGTGGCGCGCGACAACGATGATGGTATCTACAGAACAATTGTGACAATTTCGCCTCCCACACAACATCCATCCCTCTGCTGTTCctggccgagacgacgatgcgacGCCAGGAGGTAGCTCATTAACGCATCATCTGTCAACATGTTGTCGGGCACTGTGTGGCGAACGCAAATGCCGCGGCTAACCGGGAGCTCAACTATAGCAGCTCAAGCGACGACTCCTCTCGTGGACAACGTCATACTGAGAGCATGTTACCGCCGGGCCGATGCCTTGTCCCAGCAACTTCGCTCGATTAGCGCACTTCCCAATCGCCAGCAATCCCTCCAAGCGCTCAATTTTCCACCGTCCCGAAGCCGCATCCGACTCCTCGCTGCTCAGGCTCCCCCGTCGTCGCTACTTCGACGTCAAAACCTGCAACGCAGTCATATTTTGGATTCCACTCGAAGATTCTCTCGTGGGACGTTCTTTCATCGACAAACAGGACCCCTTTCCGAAGGTGGACCTAAGCCTGCAGAAAGCCGGCCAGAAACTCGGCCAGAAACTCAAGATGAAGTCGAGGCTCAGGATTTTAAGAAGAGCGACAAGGCATCAAAGGCGGCGCAGGTCAATCTCTCGGCAAAACTTTCGAAGGACGGCAGCACACAACAGAGCAAGGCTGGGATGGGTGAGGTCTGGAGGCTTATCAAAGTTGCTCGGCCCGAGCTGCGATGGCTGGGCGTGGCCTTTGTCTTTCTCGTCATTTCCTCCAGCGTCACGATGTCGATTCCCTTTTCCGTGGGTCGAATCTTGGATCTCGCCACCAAAGGAGACGTTGACGATGTCCGCCTCTTTGGATTTACAATGAACCAGTTCTTCATGGGGCTGGGAGCCGTCTTGACGCTGGGAGCAATGGCCAACTTTGGACGCGTCATCCTGCTTCGCATTGTTGGCGAGCGGGTCGTTGCCCGGCTACGGTCTCAGTTGTATCGCCGTACTTATGTTCAGGACGCCGAATTCTTCGACGCCAATCGCGTGGGCGACCTGATTTCACGGCTGAGCTCTGATACCGTCATTGTTGGCAAGTCTGTCACGCAGAACCTGAGCGACGGCCTCCGAGCCCTCTTTAGCGGTGGAGCCGGATTCGCCATCATGGTGTGGACCAGCCCTCAACTCACGGGGCTTCTGCTTCTCATGTTTCCTCCTATTGCCATCGGCGCCTTCTTCTACGGCCGAGCCATCCGGAACGTGAGCAGGACGATCCAGAAGAACTTAGGTACACTGACCAAGATCGCGGAAGAGCGCCTTGGAAATATCAAAACTAGCCAAGCTTTCGTGGGCGAGGTGCAGGAGGTGAGCCGGTACAACAAGCAGATCAGGCGGATATTTTGGCTCGGCAAGAAAGAGTCTCTGATTGCTGCCACCTTCTTTGCATCTACCGGTTGGGCTGGAAACATGACCATCCTGGCGATGCTCATCGTCGGGGGTAGCTTCGTGCGGTCAGGGTCCATGTCACTTGGAGAGCTAACCTCATTCATGATGTACACGGCGTTCGCAGGCTCCAGCCTCTTCGGTCTCTCCGGGTTTTACTCTGAACTCATGAAGGGGGTAGGAGCAGCGAGCCGACTCTTCGAACTGCAGGACCGTCGACCGGGGATCCATCAGACCGTTGGCCGCCCGGTCCAATCTGCTCAAGGCTCCATCAGGTTCAGCGACGTTTGCTTTGCCTACCCCACTCGGCCGGCGGTCAACATATTCAACGGCCTCAACTTCGAAATACCTTCGGGCAGCAACGTCTGCGTCGTTGGGCCGtctggcggcggcaagtcgACGGTGGCCTCTCTGCTGCTGAGATTCTACAACCCCACGTCCGGATCCATCACGATTAACGGCGTTGACATTTCGAGTATGAATGTCAAGTCGCTCAGGAGACGTATCGGCATGGTGTCGCAAGAACCAGTGCTGTTCTCGGGGACCATTGCGGAGAATATCGCGTATGGaaagccgacggcgtcccGGTTGGAGATCatctcggcggcgagaaggGCCAACTGCAATTTTATCAGCGACCTTCCCGACGGCTTGGAGACTCAGGTCGGAGCGAGGGGGTCCCAGCTGTCCGGCGGGCAGAAGCAACGgatcgccatcgcccgagCGCTGCTCAAGGACCCTGATATTCTGAttctcgacgaggcgacaTCGGCACTTGACGCCGAATCCGAGACGCTCGTGAACGAGGCTCTAGCGGGGCTGCTTCGGGGCCACAACACGACGATATCGATTGCACATCGGCTGTCGACGATCAAGCGATCTGATAAAATCATTGTTCTCAACAGCGAGGGCAAAGTGGCCGAAATAGGCAGCTACGTGCAGCTCGCAAGCGATAGAGGGAGCGCCTTCAGCAAACTCATGGAATGGCAGATGAGCGGAGGCGACATTCCGGAGAAGTGGACGTCCGAAATGCAGGCTCACATCACCGAGGTTGACGAGTTGGAACAAGACCTGACGCAGGAGGATGAAGGGCTAGAGATCGAGGATCCCGAAGCAACGGTGCTTGAGCCGTCACACGATGATGAGAAGCGCCCTTGAACCCTCGTTTTGACCAAAGGTCGCTCTGCATTTCCCGACTGTGCTAAGCAGAGCACCGTGGGAGAATCCGATCTGCACCGAGTGATAAACCACTAGAGCATCGATTTACAATGTATAATAGCACCTACTGTTATCGGCTGATGGAAGAAGCCTGTTCATAAGTCCACTCCACTCGAGAATTAGCTGACGTTGGACGGGCGCAACATTGGGTTCCAGGTTTCCAGGTATAGAGGCAGGGGAGGCATGCGACGATGCATGGAGTGCGATATTTTGCGACGGCAAAGGGAGCTGAATTGAGGCGCAAACATTACAACAGGATTTCATTCTGCTCGTTCAACTAGACATTCGTGTGGTGAATGGTGGTGAATTATCCACTGTGTACATAGTTAACATCCGATACCTTGCTGCTACTAGTCCCTGCCGCGTTCATTGGCGTCTCGGGTTTTTGTACTTTGTATTTCACAACTGGGAGTCGAGCATGTTTCTTGTAGCAACGATAAGTGAGTATTGTAAGTAACTATTAAGTATGCAGGATGGTGAAGCTCCATGGTACCGAGGCGGTACCGAGGTACTTGTGTCGTCGGCACTTGGCGGAATGTAAGTATTGTATACtgtcgtacggagtagtggtgatgtactgtactgtgctgtgctgtaattacatgtaagtatactgtagtattacctacctacacctacaagtaggCACCTCTTATGTACAAGCAATACTGCAAAATAGGTATCTCGGCAACCAAAGAGCGGCCACCAAAACGTCATCCGTCGATTCTACTCGGAACCACCTAAGCACCAAGGTATTGTCTCAGGACCCAGCGCGGCAGTGCTCGAGTAATACCTTTCTCGAGTGCTTTATATGATTTAGGCACGTTAGTTGATCACAAGCAACCTCGAGACGTCGTCAGTCTCCTCTTGTTGGCACTCTCGACGGACGCCTGTGGTGAGCTTTCACCCTTCTCGCATACACTTCACATACACACGAGTACGCGCACAGGCTGCGGAGGAGGTGAAGGTCACCATGACGACAGTCATCGAAGGAAAGTTCAATTACGGCGACACCAGCCTGTTCTCCAAGACGTGGAAGGTGAGTCACCGTCGAGCAATGGCAGACAAGCGAGCGGAGGCCTCCCAGCGTAGCTGAATCTGACCGCGCCTTGTGGCGAACTCGCAGCCGCAGGGACCTATCAAGGCCAAACTGGTCTTCGTTCACGGCTTTAGCGAACACATCGACCGCTACAACGACTTCTTCCCCCAGTTCGCCAAGAACGGCATACAGGTGTTCGCATGGGACCAGCGTGGTTGGGGCCGCAGCGTCGCCAAGCCAGCCGACAAAGGCCTCACCGGCCCCACGTCGCAGGTGGTGCGCGACGTGGCCACGTTTATTCGCGATAGGATAGATGAGGATGCAGGTGATCCGCTGCGGCCGCCCATGTTCGTCATGGGCCACTCGATGGGCGGCGGAGAGATCCTGACGCTCGCGGGCGACACGCAGTACGTCCAGCTGGTCAACCAGATCCGCGGCTGGATTCTGGACGCCCCCTTCATCGGCTTCACTCAGGGCGAGGAGCCCAGCAGCCTCAAGGTACTCGCCGGTCGGATCGTGGCCCGTCTGCTGCCCTACATGCAGCTGAAGCACGTGGTGCCGCCGGAACACCTTAGCAGGGACTCGGTCATTGTCGAATCGGTGCGCAACGACCCGCTTTGCCACAACACGGGCACTCTCGAGGGCCTTGCCTCGCTCCTCGACCGGACGGCTAGCCTGTCGTCGGGCCGCGTCACGCtaggcaagcaagtacgaaGCATTCTGCTTGCCCACGGCACCGGGGACCGCGTCTGCAGCTACGACGCCGCGGTGCAGTTTATGGAGAATCAGTACGCCGTCAAGGACAAAACGACCAAGACGTACGAAGGTGCCTACCACCAGCTGCACGTGGACCACTGCAAGGATGCGTTTGCGAAAGATGTGGTCAGCTGGATCTTGGAGCGGTGCGAGAGCTC of the Drechmeria coniospora strain ARSEF 6962 chromosome 01, whole genome shotgun sequence genome contains:
- a CDS encoding hypothetical protein (related to RTT103 Regulator of Ty1 Transposition), producing the protein MAYNDDSVLARLSSLNESHDSIATAAQWIMFHKRHADRTVQLWMQRLKDSSSTRRLSLVYLANEVVQQSRIRHKEDFVIAFSPVVAEATSVAYRGAPAEIQAKLRRVIDVWKDRSIFEPPIQAAIEARLEELDKSRGATNPGFRESPFRGSTVPSELAPLVSTYQTATKLSNPVDTTLASANQEYEKQAGPHAEVPSAPVYAARLNGLLKTLVNAESALAECVKARESLVSGLEKLLDAQRAALSSHKTSATVLRDRKVEIENKKQQVEVAIMRALGPAEDRDSMQEGEFLTPDSEPDRPKMESLTPPAVEALTPPAAEALTPPVMGVEAVDPLDQEPATASVDNQPTETASSHHSIPVSTNVGTNKRRRIDDPDGYSRLEGDDDGIDADVAEMLKDG
- a CDS encoding alpha/beta hydrolase, with the translated sequence MTTVIEGKFNYGDTSLFSKTWKPQGPIKAKLVFVHGFSEHIDRYNDFFPQFAKNGIQVFAWDQRGWGRSVAKPADKGLTGPTSQVVRDVATFIRDRIDEDAGDPLRPPMFVMGHSMGGGEILTLAGDTQYVQLVNQIRGWILDAPFIGFTQGEEPSSLKVLAGRIVARLLPYMQLKHVVPPEHLSRDSVIVESVRNDPLCHNTGTLEGLASLLDRTASLSSGRVTLGKQVRSILLAHGTGDRVCSYDAAVQFMENQYAVKDKTTKTYEGAYHQLHVDHCKDAFAKDVVSWILERCESSAGDAPSFDAKL